In one Cervus elaphus chromosome 9, mCerEla1.1, whole genome shotgun sequence genomic region, the following are encoded:
- the CATSPER3 gene encoding cation channel sperm-associated protein 3 isoform X1, whose product MQTKNSGSSRTDFQVSELIFVSIYSSEFCMKLYVDPINYWKDGYNLLDVVIIIIIFIPYSLRKIKGKHYPYLNIADGVQSLRILKLITYSRGIRTLITAMGQTAYTVASVLILFFVLMYIFAILGFCLFGLPEGGDMNNWGNLALAFFTLFSLATVDGWTDLQEQLDARNLILSRSFTIIFILLASFVFLSMFVGVMIIHTEDSIKKFERELMLERHMNLMEEKQVILKRQQEEVGKLLQTQKDLDHKSFTELVEKFKKTLRHTDPMVLDDFGTSLPFIDIYLSTLDNQDATIYKLQELYYEIVHVLSLMLEDLPQKKQSQSSEKVDEK is encoded by the exons atgcaaaccaaGAATTCTGGATCCAGCAGAACTGACTTTCAG GTCTCAGAGCTCATCTTTGTGTCCATCTATAGCTCTGAGTTCTGCATGAAGCTCTATGTGGACCCCATCAACTACTGGAAGGATGGCTACAATCTGCTCGATGtggtcattatcatcatcatcttcatcccCTACAGTCTCCGCAAGATCAAGGGCAAGCACTACCCCTACCTCAACATTGCCGATGGTGTACAATCCCTGCGCATCCTCAAGCTTATCACCTATAGCCGTGGCATCCGG ACACTCATCACTGCCATGGGGCAGACAGCCTACACCGTGGCCTCCGTGCTCATCCTCTTCTTCGTCCTGATGTACATCTTCGCCATCCTGGGCTTCTGCCTGTTTGGGCTTCCAGAGGGAGGTGACATGAATAACTGGGGGAACCTGGCTTTGGCCTTCTTCACCCTATTCAGCTTGGCCACG GTCGATGGCTGGACAGACCTGCAGGAGCAGCTGGATGCCCGGAATTTGATTCTGAGCCGCTCGTTCACCATCATCTTTATCTTGCTTGCCTCCTTTGTGTTCCTCAGCATGTTTGTGGGTGTGATGATCATCCACACTGAG GACTCCATCAAAAAGTTTGAGCGGGAGCTGATGCTGGAGAGACACATGAACCTCATGGAAGAGAAGCAGGTGATTTTGAAGCGGCAGCAGGAAGAGGTCGGCAAGCTGCTGCAGACCCAG AAAGATCTTGACCACAAGAGTTTCACTGAACTGGTGGAGAAGTTTAAGAAGACCTTGCGGCACACGGACCCCATGGTCTTGGATGATTTTGGCACTAGCCTGCCCTTCATTGACATCTACTTGTCCACCCTGGACAACCAGGATGCTACCATCTACAA gcTTCAGGAGCTGTACTACGAGATCGTGCACGTGCTGAGCCTCATGCTTGAAGACTTGCCCCAGAAGAAGCAGTCCCAGTCCTCGGAGAAGGTCGATGAGAAGTAG
- the LOC122700150 gene encoding protein mago nashi homolog, which translates to MESDFYLRYYVGHKGKFSHEFLEFEFRPDGKLRYANNSTYKNDVMIRKEAYVHKSVMEELKRIIDDSEITKEDDALWPPPDRVGRQELEIVIGDEHISFTTSKTGSLIDVNQSKDPEGLRVFYYLVQDLKCLVFSLIGLHFKIKPI; encoded by the coding sequence ATGGAGAGTGACTTTTACCTGCGTTACTACGTGGGGCACAAAGGCAAATTCAGCCACGAATTCCTGGAATTTGAGTTCCGGCCCGACGGGAAATTGAGATATGCCAACAACAGCACTTACAAAAATGATGTCATGATCAGAAAAGAGGCTTATGTACATAAAAGTGTGatggaggaactaaagagaataATTGATGACAGTGAAATTACCAAAGAGGATGATGCATTGTGGCCACCTCCTGACCGAGTGGGCCGGCAGGAGCTTGAAATTGTCATTGGAGACGAACACATTTCTTTCACAACATCAAAAACTGGTTCCCTTATTGATGTCAATCAATCCAAGGATCCAGAAGGCTTACGAGTATTTTATTATCTTGTCCAGGACCTGAAGTGTTTGGTCTTCAGTCTTATTGGATTACACTTCAAGATTAAGCCAATCTAG